A stretch of the Bacillus licheniformis DSM 13 = ATCC 14580 genome encodes the following:
- a CDS encoding YicC/YloC family endoribonuclease, translating into MIRSMTGFGSASKTKDGLTAAVELKSVNYRFKEVNARMPRPLLYLEDKIKQTIFKHIQRGRLELFVSVDDEALVTRKIQVDWPLLEEYQKAAREMKDRCGLSGDITLQDAFQFEHVIQVEEEPIQNDKLEEVLLEAVEAAVLELCSMREAEGLRLKDDCLQHIERLEKLTDDIAELAPKVVDHYRERLEARLEEWSTDGLDESRLLTEVALFADRSDITEEVTRLKSHFRQFRDICKAGGAAGRKLDFLVQELNREANTIGSKANDHQITKHVVEMKSSIEKIKEQVQNIE; encoded by the coding sequence ATGATACGGAGTATGACCGGTTTCGGCAGCGCGAGCAAAACGAAGGATGGGCTGACAGCAGCTGTTGAGCTGAAATCTGTCAACTATCGGTTTAAAGAAGTAAACGCCCGCATGCCAAGACCTTTGCTCTATTTAGAAGACAAAATAAAGCAAACGATTTTTAAACATATACAAAGGGGGCGGCTGGAGCTGTTTGTTTCCGTTGACGACGAGGCTCTGGTCACCCGGAAAATCCAGGTTGACTGGCCGCTGCTTGAAGAGTACCAGAAAGCCGCGCGCGAAATGAAAGACCGCTGCGGGCTTTCTGGAGACATCACGCTTCAAGACGCCTTTCAGTTTGAGCATGTCATCCAAGTTGAAGAAGAGCCAATCCAAAATGACAAGCTTGAAGAGGTTCTTCTGGAAGCGGTCGAGGCTGCCGTTCTAGAATTGTGCAGCATGCGCGAAGCGGAAGGGCTGAGGCTGAAGGACGACTGCCTTCAGCATATTGAAAGGCTTGAAAAGCTGACAGACGACATCGCAGAGCTTGCTCCCAAGGTCGTCGACCACTATCGGGAACGCCTTGAGGCGCGGCTTGAAGAATGGTCAACAGACGGTCTCGATGAAAGCCGCCTGCTGACGGAAGTCGCACTGTTTGCAGACCGTTCGGATATCACGGAAGAAGTGACGAGGCTGAAAAGCCATTTCCGCCAGTTCCGCGATATTTGCAAAGCGGGAGGAGCCGCGGGGAGAAAGCTCGATTTCCTCGTCCAGGAGCTCAACCGTGAAGCGAACACGATCGGTTCAAAAGCGAATGATCACCAGATCACAAAACATGTGGTCGAAATGAAAAGCTCTATTGAAAAAATAAAAGAACAAGTGCAAAATATAGAATAG
- a CDS encoding calcium-translocating P-type ATPase, SERCA-type, whose translation MKWHEMGQTELLNITKTSIDKGLTEKEAGKRLERHGTNELQEGEKTSAVALFFSQFKDFMVLVLLAATLISGFLGEYIDAIAIIAIIFVNGILGFFQERRAERSLEALKELSAPQVAVLREGNWVKIPSKELVPGDVVRFASGDRIGADLRLVETKSLEIEESALTGESLPVSKQADAFQASDVSLGDLKNMAFMGTLVTRGSGIGVVIGTGMNSAMGKIADMLESAGNTATPLQRRLEELGKILIVAALFLTLLVVAAGVIQGHDLYSMFLAGVSLAVAAIPEGLPAIVTVALSLGVQRMIRQKSIVRKLPAVETLGCASIICSDKTGTMTQNKMTVTHVWSGGKIWNVSGIGYEPEGSFSMNGRDVQAKHHKPLQQVLLFGALCNSSSIIEKDGEFRLDGDPTEGALLTAARKAGFTDKYVDEHFKIIEEFPFDSTRKMMSVIVEDKSGKRFVITKGAPDVLMKRSSHTLTEEKREIFTKERLAETSAALETLASQALRTIAVAYKPIKDTENPPLEKAESGLTFIGLLGMIDPPRPEVKTAIKECREAGIKTVMITGDHVITATAIAKDLGLLPPRGKVMDGQMLNELSQEELAEIVDDVYVFARVSPEHKLKIVTAYQENGHIVAMTGDGVNDAPAIKQADIGISMGITGTDVAKEASSLILVDDNFATIKSAIKEGRNIYENIRKFIRYLLASNVGEILVMLFAMLLALPLPLVPIQILWVNLVTDGLPAMALGMDQPEDDVMQRKPRSPKEGVFARGLGWKVVSRGFLIGIATLGAFMFIYNRNPEALEYAQTVAFATLVLAQLIHVFDCRSERSIFDRNPFENIYLLGAVLSSILLMLVVIYYPPLQPIFHTVPILMADWLLIVGMSAIPTFLLAGSLLTRKK comes from the coding sequence ATGAAATGGCACGAGATGGGACAAACCGAATTGTTAAATATAACAAAAACGTCCATCGACAAAGGTCTAACAGAAAAAGAGGCCGGAAAGCGGCTGGAAAGACACGGAACAAACGAACTTCAGGAAGGGGAAAAAACATCGGCGGTCGCATTGTTTTTTTCTCAATTCAAAGATTTCATGGTTCTTGTTTTGCTTGCGGCCACGTTGATTTCGGGTTTCCTCGGCGAATACATTGACGCCATCGCGATCATCGCGATCATCTTTGTTAACGGCATTCTCGGATTCTTTCAGGAGAGGCGGGCGGAAAGGTCGCTCGAGGCTTTGAAAGAACTGTCAGCTCCTCAAGTGGCTGTGCTCCGGGAGGGGAATTGGGTGAAAATTCCTTCCAAAGAGCTTGTCCCGGGAGATGTTGTCCGTTTTGCAAGCGGAGACAGAATCGGCGCCGATCTCAGACTTGTCGAGACAAAGAGCCTTGAAATAGAAGAATCGGCCCTTACAGGTGAATCGCTCCCCGTGTCCAAACAGGCAGATGCTTTTCAGGCGTCAGATGTATCGCTGGGCGATCTGAAGAATATGGCTTTCATGGGAACGCTTGTCACAAGGGGGAGCGGAATCGGCGTCGTCATCGGTACGGGTATGAACTCTGCGATGGGGAAAATCGCCGATATGCTTGAATCTGCCGGGAATACGGCGACCCCGCTGCAAAGAAGGCTTGAAGAGCTCGGCAAAATTTTGATTGTCGCCGCTTTGTTCCTGACACTGCTTGTCGTTGCTGCCGGCGTCATTCAGGGGCATGATTTATACAGCATGTTTTTAGCGGGAGTTTCCCTTGCCGTCGCTGCCATACCTGAAGGGCTGCCTGCCATTGTCACGGTCGCTCTGTCTCTCGGCGTGCAGCGGATGATCAGGCAAAAGTCGATCGTCAGGAAGCTGCCCGCGGTTGAGACGCTCGGCTGCGCGTCCATTATTTGCTCCGATAAAACCGGGACGATGACGCAGAACAAAATGACGGTCACCCATGTCTGGTCAGGCGGGAAGATATGGAACGTGTCAGGGATCGGCTATGAGCCTGAAGGCTCTTTCAGCATGAACGGGCGCGATGTGCAAGCAAAGCATCATAAACCGCTCCAGCAGGTACTATTGTTCGGCGCATTATGCAATTCATCTTCGATTATCGAAAAAGACGGGGAGTTTCGTCTTGATGGCGATCCCACCGAAGGGGCTTTGCTGACGGCGGCTCGAAAAGCAGGCTTTACGGACAAATATGTTGATGAACATTTTAAAATCATCGAGGAGTTTCCGTTTGATTCAACGCGGAAAATGATGTCTGTCATTGTGGAAGACAAGAGCGGCAAGCGCTTTGTCATTACAAAGGGCGCGCCGGATGTATTGATGAAGCGTTCGTCGCATACGCTGACAGAAGAAAAGCGAGAAATCTTCACAAAGGAAAGGCTCGCTGAAACAAGCGCGGCGCTGGAAACTCTTGCGTCACAGGCGCTGAGAACGATTGCCGTCGCGTATAAACCGATCAAAGATACAGAAAATCCCCCGCTCGAAAAAGCGGAGTCAGGCTTAACTTTCATCGGGCTGTTAGGGATGATCGATCCGCCGCGGCCCGAAGTGAAAACAGCGATTAAAGAATGCCGGGAAGCGGGGATCAAAACGGTCATGATCACCGGGGACCATGTGATAACGGCGACGGCGATTGCAAAAGATCTCGGATTGCTGCCTCCGCGCGGAAAGGTCATGGACGGCCAGATGCTGAACGAACTCTCGCAGGAAGAATTGGCGGAAATTGTTGACGATGTTTACGTATTTGCAAGGGTGTCGCCCGAACATAAGCTGAAGATCGTGACCGCCTACCAGGAAAACGGCCACATCGTCGCCATGACGGGAGACGGAGTCAATGATGCCCCTGCGATTAAACAGGCGGATATCGGCATATCGATGGGGATTACGGGAACGGATGTCGCCAAGGAGGCGTCCTCACTCATCCTTGTCGATGATAATTTTGCAACGATTAAATCGGCCATCAAGGAAGGACGCAATATCTATGAAAATATTAGAAAGTTCATCAGATACTTGCTCGCATCCAATGTCGGCGAAATTTTGGTCATGCTGTTTGCAATGCTGCTCGCTCTGCCGCTGCCGCTTGTCCCGATACAGATTCTGTGGGTCAACCTTGTAACGGACGGCCTGCCTGCCATGGCGCTCGGCATGGATCAGCCTGAGGACGATGTGATGCAGAGAAAGCCGCGGAGTCCGAAAGAAGGCGTGTTTGCAAGGGGGCTCGGCTGGAAGGTCGTATCGCGCGGATTCTTAATCGGAATCGCGACACTCGGGGCGTTTATGTTCATTTATAACCGCAATCCAGAAGCGCTTGAGTATGCACAGACGGTTGCATTTGCAACGCTCGTCCTTGCGCAGCTGATCCACGTGTTCGACTGCCGAAGCGAGCGGTCCATCTTTGACCGCAATCCGTTTGAAAACATTTATTTGCTCGGTGCAGTGCTGTCTTCGATTCTTTTGATGCTTGTCGTTATTTATTATCCGCCGCTGCAGCCGATTTTTCATACGGTTCCGATTTTAATGGCAGACTGGCTCCTGATTGTCGGAATGTCGGCGATTCCAACTTTTTTACTGGCCGGGTCACTTTTGACAAGAAAAAAATAG